TATGGGCAAATTGCTGTTCTTTTTCTTGAAGTTCTTTCAAATGTTTTCGTTCAATATGGCGGCCAAAACCCCAACCAATACTGAAAAGAATGAGAAAAATAACAAGCTGAAAAATAAGATTTTCCATTTTTTACCTATGCACTAAATGGATCTGGTAGATGGGGGGCTTGAGGTTGAACAACCACAGCCGTACCGTAGACAAATAGTTCAGAAGCACCTTGAGCAATATTTGAAGTTGAAAAACGAATACCGACAATTGCATTCGCACCAAGTTGCTGAGCTTTGGCAATCATCCGATCCATGGCTTCTTTGCGAGATTCTTCTAATAACTCGGTATAACCCGTAAGTTCGC
This region of Acinetobacter sp. XS-4 genomic DNA includes:
- a CDS encoding YbjQ family protein; the encoded protein is MLLSNLESVPGHQIVKQLDVVYGSTVRSKHVGRDLMASLKNIVGGELTGYTELLEESRKEAMDRMIAKAQQLGANAIVGIRFSTSNIAQGASELFVYGTAVVVQPQAPHLPDPFSA